A region from the Nonlabens sp. YIK11 genome encodes:
- a CDS encoding NAD-dependent succinate-semialdehyde dehydrogenase: protein MSDKGITTINPATEEKLSFYPYMTDHELTGTIEKCHKAFLEWKTKTVEERGEVLKAIGKKLKEYKKELSQLMTAEMGKLLSQSESEVDLCAGICDHTAQIAPKELADEKRELPNGGRGLITYSPIGVIYGIQPWNYPAYQVIRYAIANLAAGNGVLLKHAESVTGCGEKIREIFEEAGLPKNLFTTLVINHDQSDKVINNDLVRGVTLTGSPVAGEIIGEKAGKALKPMVLELGSNDAYLVLEDADLDVAVEACVKGRIYNNGETCIAAKRFVVVEAVYDEFKKGFVKAMKDIKHGDPTSDEFDMGPMARKDLRDDLHKQVKNSVTNGAKVLCGGEMPDGKGFYYPSTVLENVHPGQPGYDDELFGPVASLIKAKDAEDAMRIANDSRFGLGGGIFTKDEDKAFELASKHFDTGMVFINSFGLAQPNMPFGGVKRSGYGREHGGFGIKEFVNVKAIMRLEN, encoded by the coding sequence ATGAGCGATAAAGGAATAACCACCATCAATCCAGCTACGGAAGAAAAGCTAAGTTTCTATCCATACATGACAGACCATGAACTAACTGGAACTATTGAAAAATGTCACAAAGCCTTTTTAGAATGGAAAACCAAAACCGTTGAAGAACGTGGCGAAGTATTAAAAGCCATTGGTAAAAAATTAAAGGAATACAAAAAAGAGCTTTCCCAACTGATGACTGCAGAAATGGGAAAACTTTTGTCCCAAAGTGAATCTGAAGTCGATCTTTGTGCCGGTATTTGTGATCATACGGCGCAAATTGCCCCTAAAGAATTAGCAGATGAAAAGCGTGAGTTGCCTAATGGCGGTCGCGGATTAATCACCTATTCTCCAATTGGTGTTATTTATGGAATACAGCCATGGAATTATCCAGCATACCAAGTTATAAGATACGCGATTGCTAATCTAGCTGCTGGAAATGGAGTTCTACTAAAACATGCGGAATCAGTTACGGGATGCGGTGAGAAAATCAGAGAGATTTTTGAAGAAGCCGGATTACCTAAAAATCTATTTACCACTCTAGTCATTAATCATGACCAGTCTGACAAGGTCATCAACAATGATCTAGTACGTGGTGTGACTTTGACCGGAAGTCCGGTTGCAGGAGAAATCATTGGAGAAAAAGCTGGAAAAGCATTGAAACCTATGGTATTGGAACTGGGATCAAATGATGCCTATTTGGTTCTTGAAGATGCAGACCTTGATGTAGCCGTTGAAGCTTGCGTGAAAGGAAGAATTTATAATAATGGTGAAACATGTATCGCAGCAAAACGATTTGTAGTTGTTGAGGCTGTTTATGATGAATTCAAGAAAGGATTTGTAAAGGCGATGAAAGACATCAAGCATGGAGATCCTACTAGCGATGAGTTTGATATGGGACCTATGGCTCGTAAAGATTTGAGAGATGATTTGCATAAGCAGGTTAAAAATAGCGTCACTAATGGAGCCAAGGTATTATGTGGTGGAGAGATGCCAGATGGAAAAGGATTTTATTATCCATCTACCGTTCTAGAAAATGTTCACCCAGGACAGCCAGGATATGATGACGAACTATTTGGACCAGTTGCTTCATTGATCAAAGCAAAAGATGCTGAAGATGCTATGCGCATTGCCAATGATAGCCGTTTTGGTTTAGGTGGCGGAATTTTCACCAAAGATGAAGACAAAGCCTTTGAACTTGCCAGCAAACATTTTGACACAGGAATGGTATTTATTAACTCCTTTGGACTAGCGCAGCCTAATATGCCATTTGGTGGTGTAAAACGTTCGGGATATGGACGTGAACATGGCGGGTTTGGTATCAAAGAGTTTGTAAATGTTAAAGCAATTATGCGATTAGAAAACTAA
- a CDS encoding acyl-CoA dehydrogenase family protein, giving the protein MSIFSKIKGTIDLMKNIDLEKLAALNAKVDLSKVMDTVGELDDRQLAGLMKMLSTKKKKGQHKLPPIDGDFYNLSLELTEKQREVQMKVRNFMEDEVQPIANDYWNRAAFPHDLIPKMAKLNIAGIAYEGYGCPAMDFVTEGIIAEEIARVDVSISTFFGVHSGLAMGSIYICGSEEQKQEWLPQMARMEKIGAFGLTEPETGSGIAGGMETTCKWDGENWILNGQKKWIGNATFADVVILWARDVDSNQVKGFLIRKGNPGFHAEKMEDKMALRIVQNAIITLTNCVIPEGDRLQHAESFKDTAKVLRMTRAGVAWQAVGCARGAYENALKYTKKREQFGRPIASFQLVQNHLVEMISNLTSMQTLCFRLSVMQDQGILKDEHASLAKVICSMRTRDIVSRAREVLGGNGILLEHNVARFVADAEAIYSYEGTKEINSLIVGRAITGYSAFVS; this is encoded by the coding sequence ATGTCCATTTTCAGTAAAATAAAGGGAACCATCGATTTGATGAAAAATATTGATCTAGAGAAACTCGCGGCACTCAATGCCAAGGTGGACTTGTCAAAAGTGATGGATACGGTTGGTGAACTGGATGATCGACAACTTGCGGGATTGATGAAAATGCTGTCGACCAAAAAGAAAAAAGGACAACACAAACTGCCGCCTATTGATGGTGATTTTTACAATCTGAGCCTGGAGTTGACTGAAAAACAACGCGAGGTGCAAATGAAGGTACGCAATTTTATGGAAGATGAGGTGCAGCCTATTGCTAATGATTACTGGAATAGAGCCGCTTTCCCGCACGATCTTATTCCCAAAATGGCAAAACTGAACATCGCAGGTATCGCCTATGAAGGTTATGGTTGTCCAGCAATGGACTTTGTGACTGAAGGTATCATTGCAGAAGAAATCGCACGTGTGGATGTGTCTATTTCGACATTCTTCGGTGTGCATAGCGGTCTTGCCATGGGATCCATTTACATATGTGGTAGTGAAGAACAAAAACAGGAATGGCTGCCTCAAATGGCCCGAATGGAAAAGATTGGTGCCTTTGGTCTTACAGAGCCAGAAACCGGTAGCGGCATCGCTGGCGGTATGGAAACCACTTGTAAATGGGATGGCGAGAACTGGATCCTCAACGGTCAAAAGAAGTGGATAGGTAACGCCACTTTTGCAGATGTGGTGATCTTGTGGGCACGAGATGTGGACTCCAACCAGGTAAAAGGATTTTTGATACGCAAGGGCAATCCAGGTTTCCATGCAGAAAAAATGGAAGATAAAATGGCCTTGCGCATCGTGCAAAATGCGATTATCACACTGACTAATTGTGTGATACCAGAAGGTGATCGCCTGCAACATGCAGAGAGTTTTAAAGACACGGCCAAAGTATTGCGCATGACTCGCGCAGGTGTGGCGTGGCAAGCGGTAGGATGTGCTCGTGGCGCCTATGAGAACGCGTTGAAATACACTAAGAAGCGAGAGCAATTTGGTAGACCTATTGCAAGCTTCCAACTGGTTCAAAACCACCTCGTAGAAATGATATCCAATCTCACCAGTATGCAGACACTTTGCTTTAGACTGAGCGTAATGCAGGATCAAGGAATTTTGAAGGATGAGCACGCATCACTTGCCAAAGTGATTTGTTCCATGCGCACCAGAGATATCGTATCTCGTGCCCGTGAAGTTTTAGGTGGTAACGGAATCCTACTGGAACACAACGTCGCCAGATTTGTGGCAGATGCTGAAGCCATCTACAGTTATGAAGGAACCAAAGAAATTAATTCCCTAATTGTAGGTCGAGCGATCACTGGTTATAGCGCCTTTGTGAGCTAA
- a CDS encoding PEP/pyruvate-binding domain-containing protein, whose protein sequence is MKNITLLLFAVLLLSTPALAQEFTNDRIAAMIEEYRDLDRGPYKRIEWFCADGTRRDSKDPCPDALGGGIQHASYKTEVEQLAKRNHIYFGEILAAADLWSFWDGDNDHSRLKQYQLNNYLVAADNGWIQEKSRFYRGAKQIEDEEEWGRKFYYTVLGDNDLIDRDFFLLRESLRDLPHDGDTNLAQEVRSISKTLAEKHPKFMDLRIKIHGNPEAKDIASTREWVKEHNDELSFKEREEFEKLIEVMQEFFEPVPVAGLEKMVADWDKDSYIRQQAILFSSTYTNDTEPSILVPAAAGLMCDIRNNIKDDKRGTRRTSALELSLRLEELIFQTVPNWEPNTLQEHLDKIYAISEALAAGGYVEQWEWDAVEPRLFITEGETIKTSKLLDFIAAARSQVEWGTGMVNAIYGDVVEEYVQFEPLAYGFYDDRIRSSLLLPLGDAIGDLGGLVSRQIGLTSQVEKISNPSTVRGLNAGYAKGKLVVVEGNAEGMTVDPNKIYIFDRPPSDLKPVAGIATVSEGNLVSHVQLLARNLGIPNAAISTDNLADLKAFNGKEIFYAVSGRGTVVIKSAEEMSDTEKALFSNNKKEKKTIRIPEGKLKLDGTMPLDMSKVSSADSGILSGPKAANLGQLKQLFPEHVVNGIVIPFGVFKDHMNQQIPGQDQTYWQYLTQIFNTAKSMHEAKVDEAEVIKYQLAEFTKLRAEINRMPMKPAFIGQLESDFKTILNGKIGTVPVFLRSDTNMEDLEEFTGAGLNLTVFNAVERDKIIQGIRDVWASPYTERSFKWRQAYLENPENVYPSILIIPTVDVDYSGVLITKDFINNSDDRVTVAMSRGAGGAVDGQSAETYLIDNDGMGQLISPARENKQRKLPITGGSIMEHADFNSSILTPENLKTIKRFAEEAHKTMPGSKNGSYTGAWDIELGFKDGKLYLFQIRPFVENNQAKNSEYLSSIDSDVNLNTELYLNKNIRN, encoded by the coding sequence ATGAAAAACATTACCCTACTACTATTTGCAGTGCTGCTTTTGTCCACTCCAGCACTAGCTCAAGAATTTACTAACGACCGTATTGCAGCCATGATAGAAGAGTATCGCGATCTGGATCGTGGTCCCTATAAAAGAATCGAATGGTTTTGTGCAGATGGGACGCGTCGCGACTCTAAGGATCCATGTCCTGACGCCTTAGGCGGCGGTATACAGCATGCTAGCTATAAAACTGAAGTGGAACAACTTGCAAAGAGAAACCACATTTATTTTGGAGAGATTCTGGCAGCGGCAGACTTGTGGAGCTTTTGGGATGGTGACAACGACCACTCTAGATTGAAGCAATACCAGCTTAATAATTATCTAGTTGCGGCAGATAATGGTTGGATCCAGGAAAAATCCAGATTTTACCGTGGTGCCAAACAAATTGAGGACGAAGAGGAATGGGGTCGCAAGTTTTATTATACCGTATTAGGTGACAATGATTTGATCGATCGTGATTTTTTCCTTTTAAGAGAAAGCCTGCGCGATCTGCCACACGATGGCGATACCAACCTGGCGCAAGAAGTGCGTAGCATTAGTAAAACCCTTGCCGAAAAGCATCCCAAATTCATGGATTTACGCATCAAGATTCATGGCAATCCAGAGGCTAAGGACATTGCCTCCACACGCGAATGGGTCAAAGAACATAATGATGAGTTGAGCTTTAAGGAGCGAGAAGAATTTGAAAAGCTCATTGAAGTGATGCAGGAATTTTTTGAACCGGTGCCGGTAGCTGGTCTAGAAAAAATGGTTGCTGACTGGGATAAGGATTCTTACATAAGACAGCAAGCAATATTGTTTTCTTCTACATATACAAACGACACAGAGCCTTCCATTTTAGTTCCTGCAGCTGCTGGATTGATGTGTGATATTAGAAACAACATAAAGGACGATAAGCGTGGTACACGCAGGACCTCTGCTTTGGAACTGAGCTTGAGGTTAGAAGAATTGATTTTTCAAACGGTGCCCAATTGGGAACCAAATACCTTACAAGAACATCTAGACAAGATTTATGCAATCAGCGAGGCATTAGCTGCTGGTGGTTATGTAGAACAATGGGAATGGGATGCGGTAGAACCTAGACTTTTCATAACAGAAGGTGAGACCATTAAAACAAGCAAGTTACTGGATTTTATCGCTGCAGCTCGCAGTCAGGTAGAATGGGGAACAGGAATGGTCAATGCCATCTATGGCGATGTGGTGGAAGAATATGTGCAGTTTGAACCTTTGGCGTATGGATTCTATGACGACCGCATACGCAGTTCTTTATTACTACCATTAGGTGATGCTATTGGCGATTTAGGTGGATTGGTTTCTAGACAAATAGGCTTGACCAGTCAAGTCGAAAAGATAAGCAACCCATCAACGGTTCGTGGATTGAATGCTGGATATGCCAAAGGAAAACTTGTAGTCGTTGAAGGAAATGCAGAAGGCATGACCGTTGACCCTAATAAGATCTACATTTTTGACAGACCGCCTAGTGATTTGAAACCAGTGGCTGGAATTGCAACGGTGTCAGAAGGTAACTTAGTGTCACACGTACAATTATTAGCTAGAAATCTAGGGATTCCCAATGCGGCCATCTCTACAGATAACCTAGCCGACTTGAAAGCATTTAATGGCAAGGAAATATTTTATGCTGTAAGTGGTCGTGGAACGGTAGTAATCAAATCTGCTGAAGAGATGTCTGACACTGAGAAAGCACTCTTTAGTAATAACAAAAAGGAGAAGAAGACCATTCGCATTCCTGAAGGTAAGTTGAAGTTAGATGGCACTATGCCACTTGACATGAGTAAGGTTTCTAGTGCGGATAGTGGCATATTGAGCGGCCCTAAAGCAGCTAATCTAGGACAACTCAAACAGTTATTTCCAGAACATGTGGTCAACGGCATCGTGATTCCTTTTGGAGTCTTTAAGGATCATATGAATCAGCAAATACCTGGTCAAGATCAAACATATTGGCAATACCTCACTCAAATATTTAATACGGCCAAATCTATGCATGAAGCAAAAGTTGATGAGGCTGAAGTGATCAAGTATCAACTAGCAGAATTTACCAAACTAAGAGCTGAGATCAATAGAATGCCTATGAAGCCGGCTTTTATAGGTCAATTGGAGAGTGATTTTAAAACCATTCTTAACGGTAAAATAGGAACTGTTCCTGTGTTTTTGCGCAGTGATACCAATATGGAAGACCTGGAAGAATTTACTGGTGCTGGACTGAATCTTACCGTTTTTAACGCTGTAGAGCGTGATAAGATCATTCAAGGTATACGAGATGTATGGGCATCTCCATATACAGAACGTAGTTTTAAATGGAGACAAGCCTATTTAGAAAATCCAGAAAATGTGTACCCATCGATCCTTATCATACCAACCGTGGATGTGGACTACAGCGGTGTTTTGATTACTAAGGATTTTATCAATAATAGTGATGATAGAGTAACTGTTGCTATGAGTCGTGGTGCTGGTGGTGCCGTAGACGGTCAATCTGCAGAAACCTATCTCATCGATAACGACGGAATGGGCCAACTCATATCACCGGCACGAGAAAACAAGCAGCGTAAATTACCGATCACTGGCGGTTCTATCATGGAGCATGCAGATTTTAATTCTAGCATATTGACTCCAGAAAACTTAAAAACGATTAAAAGATTTGCAGAAGAAGCTCATAAAACCATGCCTGGTTCCAAGAATGGTAGTTATACTGGAGCTTGGGATA